The segment GTGGAAAGCACGTCCATTGCCGGTAACCAAGGGAGTGCTCGGAAAATATGCCCGGTTGGTCTCCTCTGCTTCCAGAGGAGCGGTAACAGACTGGGAGGGCAGTGAATAAGAAATCTGCCTGAGCAAAGCAGGCAGTTAAGGTGTCAGACCAAGGAAAAAGGAACCAAATCTTTTTTAAAAAAATAGTTGACAAGGAAAGAGCTACGTGCCTATAATGTTTCCTAAATAATAAAACCTGCATGAAAAGCCATCATGCATGTATCATTTTCTTAGGAGGGTGTCTAGGGTTCCGCCCGTACTGCGGGGTCTGTGACCGAGCGACACCAGCACCGGATTCCGGTGTACACCGTGAGGATAAAAGCCTCTGCGGCAGGTCCTACCTGATTTCAACATGAAACGGGAGGAGACTGCCCAGAGGCTTTGGTTTTAATACGGATTTGATAAAAATCGAAAACATAAAAGCTGAGAAGAGGATATGCATTATCCAACATCGTGATACAGAGAGTTCCGGCCGGGCTGAAACCGGAACCACGATCGGATGAATCGCTCTCACCTCGGAGCTGTGCGTCAAAAGGTTTTTTAACCGAGTAGAACGTATCCGGATCTGCCGTTATCGATGAAATGCAGTCTTTGCATTTACGAAGTCCGTCTGCCGCAAGGCGTCGGAGAAATTGGGTGGTACCGCGAGCCTTTCGCCCCAATCTGTCAGACACAATCAATGTGTTTAATGGGTGGGTGTGAAAGGTTTTTATATATGGATTATAAGGAGGTATGGATTATGCCGGATGCGGCGATGTTAACGGAAAACACCAAAGATACGGAAAAGAGAGAAAAGGGGTACACCGGATCAGAGATTCTGCTCCGATGTTTGATACAGGAAGGAGTGGAGGTGATATTTGGCTATCCAGGGGGAGCGGTATTGCCCATCTATGATTCTTTGTACCAAGGATCACTGAAACATTTGTTGGCCCGTCATGAGCAAGGAGCGATTCATGCAGCCGATGGTTATGCCCGGGCTACAGGAAAGCCTGGAGTATGTATCGCTACTTCCGGTCCAGGGGCTACTAATTTGGTTACCGGAATCGCTACAGCTCAGATGGATTCCATTCCCTTGGTTTGTATCACAGGCAATGTGCCACAGGATCTGATGGGTACCGATGCTTTTCAGGAAGCGGATATTCTGGGAATTACGACACCGATTACCAAACACAGCTATCTGGTGACGGATGTGAAGGATCTGCCTCAGGTGGTGAAAGAAGCTTTTCACATTGCCACAACAGGGAGACCAGGTCCGGTTTTGATTGATATCCCCAAGGATGTTTCCAATGCGAGGTCGGATTTTCATTATCCCAAGGATGTATTCATTCCAGGTTACCAACCAACCTCCTCGCCTCATCCATTGCAAATTCAACGACTGCATAAAGCCTTGACCGAGGCCAAAAAACCGTTGATCCTGGCCGGAGGCGGAGTGGTAACTTCAGGAGCCGAAGAGGAGTTGATCCGATTTGCCGAAGGAGCCCATGTTCCGGTTACAACAACGTTGATGGGCTTAGGCGGATTTCCCGGGCAACATCCCCTTTGGCTGGGAATGCCGGGAATGCATGGAACATATGCTGCCAATAACGCTTTGCTGGACTGCGATCTTTTGATCGGTATCGGGGCCCGGTTTGATGACAGGGTGACAATGGGGCGTATCGATAAATTTGCCACAGGTGCCAAAATTGTTCATATCGATATCGATCCGGCAGAAATCGGAAAAAATGTGGAGACGTTTATACCCATCGTGGGAGATGTGAAAAAAGTACTTACGGATGCGGTGAAGGGCTTACCCCGTTGTCAATCTGATGCCTGGGTGGAACATGTCCAGGGTTGGTACCGGGAATATCCCTACAGTTACCGGCAGGAAGAGGAGGTGTTAAAGCCCCAGTGGGTGATTGAACATTTGTATGAGACCACCAAGGGTGAAGCGGTGGTTACGACGGATGTGGGACAGCATCAGATGTGGGTGGCACAATATTTCAAATTTGCACGTCCCCGGTCTTTTATCACCTCCGGGGGATTGGGTACAATGGGCTTCGGTTATCCAGCCGCCTTAGGTGCGCAATTGGGTCGCCCCGGCGAAGTCGTGATCAGTGTCACGGGAGACGGGGGCTTCCAGATGACAAGCCAAGAGTTGGCATTGGCGGCACTTTCCAATATTCCAGTGAAAGTGGTGATTATCAACAACCATTGTCTCGGTATGGTCCGACAGTGGCAGGAGTTATTTCATAAAAAACGGTACAGCGAGGTGGATCTTTCCGGTGGTCCCGATTTCGTCAAATTAGCTGAAGCATACGGCATCAAGGGATATCGAGCCAAAAACCGGAAAGAGGCGGTACAGGTGTGGAAACAAGCTTTGAATCATCCTGGTCCGGCAGTGGTGGATTTCTGGGTGAATAAGGAGGAAAATGTGTATCCGATGGTAGCCTCGGGATCCGGATTGGATGAGATGATCATGGGAGATGAAGATGAATGAGACACGTACTGTCAGTGATGGTGAATGATCAGCCTCGTGTACTGGCTCGAGTAGCCGGACTCCTGGGACGGAGGAATTTCAATATCGAAAGTATCAGTGTCGGGGAATCCGAAGAGAAGGGTTTATCCCGGATGGTGATTGTCACCCGCGGTGATGAGCATACCATGGAGCAAATTGCCAAACAGCTTCACAAGCTGGTGGATGTCATCAAGGTACAGGATCTGAGTACTCGTCCGTCGGTGGAACGGGAACTGCTTCTGGTCAAGGTGGAAGCCCGTCCCGGAACTCGTATGGAAGTCCGAGGGATCGTAGAGCCTTTCCGGGCGACGGTAGTGGATGTAAGCTCCCATTGCTTTATGGTTCAAGCCACAGGAGAAAGAAGCAAACTGGATGCTCTTTTGGAATTATTACGTCCCTATGGTATCAAGGAAATGGCCAGAACCGGCGTAACGGCACTGTCCCGTAGTCCAGCCAAGGTGGTGGAGTAACGAAGTCAGGCACGGGAGTATTTTGAGAAAACATGACACAGATGGGTAGAAGAGGCGTTTTAGAGGACTGTTATACCCTGGGACTTTCGTGTAGTACCAATGCAGTGATGCAAAGAATGAAAGGAAAATGAGGAGGAGATGGAAAAATGGCAAAGATTTATGAGGCACAGGATGCGAATATGGAGTATCTGAAAGGAAAAACAGTGGCGATAGTCGGTTATGGCAGTCAGGGACATTCCCAGGCTCAAAATCTGCGTGACAGCGGGGTTCATGTGGTAATCGGGCTTCGACGGGGGCCGTCATGGGACCAGGCGAAAAAGGATGGTTTCTCTGTTTTTAACGTAGATGAAGCAGTAAAGCAAGCCGATGTGGTGATGCTATTGATGCCGGATGAAGTACAGGCGAAGGTGTATAAAGAGCAGGTTGCTCCTTACTTAAAGTCCGGTAATGCTCTCTTTTTCTCCCATGGATTTAATATTCATTTTAAGCAGATCCAGCCTCCGGAGGATGTCGATGTGGTGTTGATTGCTCCAAAAGGACCCGGACATTTAGTACGACGAGTGTATGAAGAAGGTTTTGGCGTCCCGGCATTGATTGCAGTGGAGCAAGATGCCAGTGGTAAGGCCAAGGATCTGGGACTTGCCTACGCTAAGGGGATAGGGGCAACCCGAGCCGGTGTGATTGAGACCACCTTTAAAGAAGAGACGGAGACGGACCTTTTCGGGGAGCAGGCTGTTCTCTGCGGAGGTGTCACCCAGTTGGTCAAAAATGGGTTTGAAACATTGACGGAAGCAGGTTATCAACCAGAAATTGCTTATTATGAATGTCTTCATGAGTTAAAGTTGATAGTGGATTTGATGTACGAAGGCGGTTTGGCAGGTATGCGTTATTCTATCAGTGATACAGCGGAATACGGAGATTACATGAGTGGAAAACGGGTTGTTGGGGAAGCTTCCCGGCAAGGGATGAAAGAAGTGCTGAAGGAGATCCAAGATGGCACCTTCGCCGAAAAATGGATCCAGGAGAACAAAGATGGACGCGGGGAGTTCAAACGAATTGCGGAAGCCGAGAAAAATCATGCTCTGGAAAAAGTAGGGGCGGAATTGCGGAAAACAATGGCCTGGATCGATAAAAAAGAAGTCGTCAAGTCGTAATTTTTGGAAAAGGGAGGTAAACGGAAATGCGGTCCGTTCAGTTTTTTGATACCACGCTCCGGGACGGGGAACAATCCCCAGGAGTCAATTTGAGCATGGAAGAGAAGGTGGCAATCGCCCTTCAATTGGAACAGCTGGGGATTGATGTGATCGAGGCCGGCTTCGCCGTTGCCTCCCAGGACGACTGGAAGTCTGTTCGTCAGGTGGCTCTTTCAGTGAAAGGAGCAACGGTGGTCAGCTTGGCTCGTGCAGTGGAAAAAGATATTGAAAGTGCCCGGGAAGCGCTGATCGGGGCGGAATCTCCGGGAATCCACGTTTTTCTGGCGACATCTCCCATCCACCGTACTTACAAGCTTAAAATGACCAGGGATGAAGTGGTGGAGCGCGCTGTTGCCGCAGTACGACTGGCAAAGAAATATTTTCCCCATGTGGAGTTCTCCGCTGAGGACGGGGGAAGGACGGAAAAGGACTTTCTGTGTCAAGTGGCGGAAAAGGTGATTGAAGCCGGGGCGGATGTAATCAATATACCGGATACCGTGGGTTACTTGACACCTGACGAATACGGAGGCATCTTCCGTTACCTGAAGCAGAATGTCAAAGGAATTGAACATGTACGTTTATCCGCCCACTGTCACAATGATCTGGGAATGGCTACAGCCAATACGTTAGCCGCTATTGAGGCTGGGGTGGAACAGGTGGAAGGAACGATTAACGGGATTGGTGAACGGGCGGGTAACGTAGCCTTGGAAGAGGTAGCGATGGCTTTGGTGACACGGAAGTCTCATTATCAAGTTACCACCCGTATCAAGACCGAGGAAATCGCCAAAACCAGTCGAATGGTCAGTAAAATGACCGGTATGTTTGTGCCGGGAAACAAAGCGGTGGTAGGAGCCAATGCCTTTGCCCATGAGTCGGGAATTCATCAGGATGGCATGTTAAAACACAGTGAAACCTATGAAATCATACGACCTGAAATGGTGGGGCAAACAAAGTCCCTGTTGGTGATGGGGAAGCATTCCGGTCGGCATGCCTTTCAGGATAAGCTGGAAAGTATGGGTTACCAGTTTAGTGATGAACAGCTGAATCAATTGTTTATCCGATTTAAAGAATTGACTGGGCGGAAAAAGAGGATTGAAGATGAAGACTTGATTTCACTGGTGGAAGAAAGATGGGGAGAGACAGAAGAAGTTTTCTCCTTTGATTCCATTCAGCTCTCTTATGGAAGTCGCTCCATGGCATCTCTTCGTCTGAAGGATACCAGAGAGGATAAGATGAAGGAAGAAGCTGCCTGTGGCAATGGTTCCGTGGATGCTATTTTTCGGGCGATTGACCGGATCACGAATGAAAAAGTGGAATTGGAAGATTACAAAATAATCTCTGTCACGCAGGGAAAGGATGCCTTGGGTGAGGTGTATGTCAAGCTGAGACAGGGAGAACACACGATCCAGGGCCGGGGTGTGAGCACAGATATACTGGAAGCCAGTGCACGAGCTTATATTCATGCCGTAAATCGATTGCTTTTTATTCGTAAAGGTCCCGGCCAACGAACGGAGATGCCTGTAGGCTAGTTGAAAAGGGATAATGTTATATTCCCCGAGGAGGTCCGATTCAATGACGAAGAAGAAACGGATCGCAGTGCTTCCAGGTGATGGAATCGGTCCCGAGATCGTAGAAGAAGGAATCAAGGTATTGAAGGAAACAGGGAAACAATTTGGCTATCAGTTTGATTTCTCCTTTGGTTTAGTGGGAGGTGGAGCGATTGAACGGTTGAAAAACCCCCTTCCCGAGGAGACCCTGAAGCATTGCAAAGAGGCGGATGCCGTTTTGTTGGGAGCTGTAGGGGGACCACGCTGGGACCGGAATCCACCCCACCTGCGCCCGGAAAAAGCATTGTTGGGATTGCGACAGGAGTTGGGTCTTTATGCCAACCTTCGCCCTGCCATCCTTTTTTCGGGAATGGAAAAAAGTTCGGCTCTCCGTCCAGAGGTTCTGGATGGAGTGGATTTATTGGTGGTACGGGAATTAACCGGGGGGATCTATTTCGGAGAAAAGAAAACCGTAAACACTTCAAAGGGTACCTACGCCATGGATACCCTGACATACCATGAACAGGAGATTGAACGAATCGCCCGTCGTGCTTTTCACTTGGCCAGGAGTCGAAGGAAAAAAGTGATATCCGTGGATAAGGCCAATGTTTTGGAAAGTTCCCGTCTTTGGCGACAAGTAGTGGAGCGAGTGGGCCGTTCTTTTCCGGATATTCAGCTGGAACACATGCTGGTGGATAACTGTGCCATGCAGATCATCAGTCGTCCGTCTGACTTTGATGTCATCGTGACAGAAAATATGTTTGGGGATATCCTCAGTGATGAGGCGGCGATCTTGACCGGTTCCATCGGTATGTTACCCTCTGCCAGTCTTGGAGAGGGGACATTTGGGATGTATGAACCTGTCCACGGTTCTGCTCCGGACATCGCCAATCTGGGTATAGCAAACCCCATTGCCACAATCCTGTCGGTGGCAATGATGTTCCGCCATTCTTTCCAGGATGAGGAAGCGGCCCAGGGGATCGAGTTTGCTGTTCAGGATGCGTTGGCATGCGGTGCCCGTACGACAGATATTGCCGCCGTTGGAGATTTACCCTTGGGCACAGAGGAAATGGGAGATCGGATTGTTGAAGGCATCAGAGGGTATCGGTGGGTTTCGGTATAATTGATTTGTTGATAAAAACACCTGTGAATGTATCACAGGTGTTTTTTGTCAACTTACCTTTTTTCCATTTGCAAAATCGGCTTTACTGTTTTCCCCTGTTTGGAATCTTCAACCGCTTGATTGATCTCTTCCAAGGGATAGAAGCGCATGAGCTTGTCAATGGGGAAACGGCCCTGTTGATAGAGTTGAATGAGTTGAGGGATAAAGATATCCGGGTTACTGTCACCTTCAATCACACCTCTTACCGTGCGACCAAATAAAAGGGTATTAACATCCAAGCTGACCTCGGTACCCATGGGAGGGGCTCCGATTATGCCGCAAACGCCGGTCATGGCGATACAATCCACCGCTTGACGCAGGACTTTGGGGATTCCAGTGGATTCCAGGGCGTAGTGGGCTCCAATTCCCGTAATCTCCTGGATTTTTTTGACGGCATCCTCCTGATCCCCGCGAATGGTGTGAGTGGCTCCCAGTTCCCTGGCCAGTTCCAACCGTTCCGGTTTCAGGTCGATAGAGATAATGGTGGTGCATCCTGCAGCGTAGGCTGCC is part of the Kroppenstedtia pulmonis genome and harbors:
- the ilvB gene encoding biosynthetic-type acetolactate synthase large subunit is translated as MLTENTKDTEKREKGYTGSEILLRCLIQEGVEVIFGYPGGAVLPIYDSLYQGSLKHLLARHEQGAIHAADGYARATGKPGVCIATSGPGATNLVTGIATAQMDSIPLVCITGNVPQDLMGTDAFQEADILGITTPITKHSYLVTDVKDLPQVVKEAFHIATTGRPGPVLIDIPKDVSNARSDFHYPKDVFIPGYQPTSSPHPLQIQRLHKALTEAKKPLILAGGGVVTSGAEEELIRFAEGAHVPVTTTLMGLGGFPGQHPLWLGMPGMHGTYAANNALLDCDLLIGIGARFDDRVTMGRIDKFATGAKIVHIDIDPAEIGKNVETFIPIVGDVKKVLTDAVKGLPRCQSDAWVEHVQGWYREYPYSYRQEEEVLKPQWVIEHLYETTKGEAVVTTDVGQHQMWVAQYFKFARPRSFITSGGLGTMGFGYPAALGAQLGRPGEVVISVTGDGGFQMTSQELALAALSNIPVKVVIINNHCLGMVRQWQELFHKKRYSEVDLSGGPDFVKLAEAYGIKGYRAKNRKEAVQVWKQALNHPGPAVVDFWVNKEENVYPMVASGSGLDEMIMGDEDE
- the ilvN gene encoding acetolactate synthase small subunit, with amino-acid sequence MRHVLSVMVNDQPRVLARVAGLLGRRNFNIESISVGESEEKGLSRMVIVTRGDEHTMEQIAKQLHKLVDVIKVQDLSTRPSVERELLLVKVEARPGTRMEVRGIVEPFRATVVDVSSHCFMVQATGERSKLDALLELLRPYGIKEMARTGVTALSRSPAKVVE
- the ilvC gene encoding ketol-acid reductoisomerase, yielding MAKIYEAQDANMEYLKGKTVAIVGYGSQGHSQAQNLRDSGVHVVIGLRRGPSWDQAKKDGFSVFNVDEAVKQADVVMLLMPDEVQAKVYKEQVAPYLKSGNALFFSHGFNIHFKQIQPPEDVDVVLIAPKGPGHLVRRVYEEGFGVPALIAVEQDASGKAKDLGLAYAKGIGATRAGVIETTFKEETETDLFGEQAVLCGGVTQLVKNGFETLTEAGYQPEIAYYECLHELKLIVDLMYEGGLAGMRYSISDTAEYGDYMSGKRVVGEASRQGMKEVLKEIQDGTFAEKWIQENKDGRGEFKRIAEAEKNHALEKVGAELRKTMAWIDKKEVVKS
- a CDS encoding 2-isopropylmalate synthase, with the protein product MRSVQFFDTTLRDGEQSPGVNLSMEEKVAIALQLEQLGIDVIEAGFAVASQDDWKSVRQVALSVKGATVVSLARAVEKDIESAREALIGAESPGIHVFLATSPIHRTYKLKMTRDEVVERAVAAVRLAKKYFPHVEFSAEDGGRTEKDFLCQVAEKVIEAGADVINIPDTVGYLTPDEYGGIFRYLKQNVKGIEHVRLSAHCHNDLGMATANTLAAIEAGVEQVEGTINGIGERAGNVALEEVAMALVTRKSHYQVTTRIKTEEIAKTSRMVSKMTGMFVPGNKAVVGANAFAHESGIHQDGMLKHSETYEIIRPEMVGQTKSLLVMGKHSGRHAFQDKLESMGYQFSDEQLNQLFIRFKELTGRKKRIEDEDLISLVEERWGETEEVFSFDSIQLSYGSRSMASLRLKDTREDKMKEEAACGNGSVDAIFRAIDRITNEKVELEDYKIISVTQGKDALGEVYVKLRQGEHTIQGRGVSTDILEASARAYIHAVNRLLFIRKGPGQRTEMPVG
- the leuB gene encoding 3-isopropylmalate dehydrogenase — protein: MTKKKRIAVLPGDGIGPEIVEEGIKVLKETGKQFGYQFDFSFGLVGGGAIERLKNPLPEETLKHCKEADAVLLGAVGGPRWDRNPPHLRPEKALLGLRQELGLYANLRPAILFSGMEKSSALRPEVLDGVDLLVVRELTGGIYFGEKKTVNTSKGTYAMDTLTYHEQEIERIARRAFHLARSRRKKVISVDKANVLESSRLWRQVVERVGRSFPDIQLEHMLVDNCAMQIISRPSDFDVIVTENMFGDILSDEAAILTGSIGMLPSASLGEGTFGMYEPVHGSAPDIANLGIANPIATILSVAMMFRHSFQDEEAAQGIEFAVQDALACGARTTDIAAVGDLPLGTEEMGDRIVEGIRGYRWVSV